A genomic segment from Sander vitreus isolate 19-12246 chromosome 3, sanVit1, whole genome shotgun sequence encodes:
- the LOC144514718 gene encoding LOW QUALITY PROTEIN: olfactory receptor 13C2-like (The sequence of the model RefSeq protein was modified relative to this genomic sequence to represent the inferred CDS: deleted 1 base in 1 codon) translates to MPGGNHSIVTEFILTGFPGLHPEYQGIVSAVLFLVYVLTVTGNVTIFFLFATDRSLHKPMYYIILNLSACDILFSTTTLPKIISRYWFQSGNISFTACFVQMYFVHYLGTVNSLILFLMALDRYLAICHPLRYLLLLKNSTILILSITAWVTASTPCLILVIRAYPLPYCASNIINNCYCDHVGITTLACTARAPYGFPAFVFAMVVLVGPLAFILFSYCSIIIAVFKIANVQSRIKSLSTCSPQLIIISLYYLPRCCVYLASNGFGITFSDDVRIVIIMLYSLCPPMINPLIYCLRAKDMRESLRKEFNRRAVPQKAQVSAISN, encoded by the exons ATGCCGGGGGGAAATCATAGCATTGTGACTGAATTTATCCTTACTGGATTCCCTGGACTTCATCCAGAGTACCAAGGAATTGTCTCAGCAGTACTGTTCTTAGTTTATGTCTTAACTGTGACAGGGAatgttacaattttttttttatttgcaaccGACCGCAGCCTTCATAAGCCAATGTATTATATAATTCTAAATCTGAGTGCATGCGACATTCTCTTTAGCACAACCACTTTACCTAAGATCATCAGTAGGTATTGGTTTCAATCAGGGAACATTTCATTCACTGCTTGCTTCGTCCAAATGTACTTTGTTCACTATCTTGGTACAGTGAATTCCCTTATTCTCTTTCTGATGGCTTTAGATAGGTATTTGGCAATCTGCCATCCTCTCAGATATCTCCTTCTTCTTAAAAACTCCACTATCCTCATTCTAAGTATTACAGCATGGGTAACTGCCAGTACACCCTGTTTAATATTAGTTATTAGGGCATACCCTCTGCCTTACTGTGCTTCAAACATTATCAACAACTGCTACTGTGATCATGTTGGTATAACAACTCTGGCATGCACTGCCAGGGCTCCTTATGGTTTCCCT GCTTTTGTGTTTGCAATGGTTGTGTTAGTGGGACCTCTGGCATTCATACTGTTCTCATATTGCTCTATAATTATAGCTGTATTTAAGATAGCAAATGTACAAAGTCGTATAAAATCTCTGTCCACTTGCAGTCCTCAACTGATTATAATCTCACTCTATTATTTACCCAGATGTTGTGTATATTTAGCCAGCAATGGCTTTGGCATTACATTTAGTGATGATGTGCGAATAGTAATTATTATGCTGTATAGCCTTTGTCCCCCCATGATTAATCCACTTATATACTGCTTGAGAGCTAAAGACATGAGAGAAAGTTTGCGGAAGGAATTCAACAGAAGGGCTGTTCCACAAAAAGCACAAGTTTCAGCTATAAGTAACTGA